The sequence below is a genomic window from Desulfurobacteriaceae bacterium.
AAACTTGGCAAATATGGAGTAAAACAGTATAAGCCGTATAACGATGCTAAAAAACTTCTGCCTGAAAAGTTCCAACTGAACGTTGTGGAGGAGGCTGAAGTAGGCAAGGCTATCAAGATAGAAAACGAGGAGGACCTTTTAAGATTTTTTGCGTATTTCATAGAAGAGCTGCTCGGCAGAGGTGAAACCGTTGGTCAGAGAATTACGTATGAAGGGGTGCCTTTAGATAGATACGAGAAGTTATATAGGGAGCTCCTTGAGTGTGAAAGGGACAAGAGTCTTTACTGGGAGAGGCTACAAACGGCTGAGAAACTGGCCAGAACCCTTGAAAAAGAACTAGAGGAGCTCCGTAAGGAAAGAGAAGATCTAAAGAAAGAGAACCAGCAACTCCTGGAAAAGATAGAAGAACTAAAAGATAAACAAGAGCGTTTAGAGCTTACCAGAAGGATTGAGAAACTCTTGAAGCTGGCCGAAAAGCTTCCAGAGGTAGAACGACAAGAGGTTGAAGAGCTGGTTAAGGAGCTCCAGGTAAAACTTAATGGGGAAGAGGGATAACGTTGAGGTGTGAACTACTCCGCCCTTACGGACGGGTCTTCTGGATGGGGAGATAATTCCCTACCAGAAGCTAGGTCCATGACAGGCGAAGTAGTTCACTGGAAGGAAGAAGTTACCCCGAACTAAGAAAGATAAAAATCTCTGAAATTTCTTCTCTTAAAGTGTCGTATATTATGTCCATTATGTAAGGAGAAATTAAGGCCAAAAAGAGTAGCACTATAGAAATTTGAACTGGAATTGCAACAAAGAACACGTTCATTTGGGGCATAACTCTTGCAACTAAGGCCAAGGATATGTTGAAAAGGAGAACTATGAGTACTATGGGAGAAGCTATCTGAATGCCTAAGGAAAAGGATTGGTTAAACTTTTTTACGAGCATCCATAAAAAAGAACTTTCTATTTGACAGTGAAGGGGCGGATATTTTAAAAAACTTAAATAAAGTGCCTGTATCATGGCATCAAGGAAGCCACCTGTTACAAATAGCATCAGCATCGCTATAAGAAAGAATCTACCGATTATTACTGATTGGCCTGCCGTTGGATCAAATATGTGTGCCATTGCAAAACCTCCCACCGTTCCTATTATGTCACCGGCAAAAACGGTGGCGGTGAAGAAGAGCCTTATCCACAAGGTTACTGCGAATCCGAAGAATACATCATTTAAAATTCCCAAGAAAAGCTCCAGAGGTGATTCAAAAACCTTTGTATCAAAAATGATTCCTTTGGCTGTTAATAGTAGTGTAAGCATTAAGGCCAAAAAAAGATTAAGAGTTACCCTGACAGCTATAGGTAGGGCAGGATGATTTATGACAGGAACGAAAGACAATATGCTTGCAGTTCTTATCAAGACTAAAATGTAGGTTAGAACGAAGCTCTTATACTGAAAGACAAAACCAAAGTCCATCAACTTCCTTCGGTGCTTGCAATGTTAATCACGAGTTTCCCTTCCTTTAGAAGCTGTTTGGCTTTCTCTACAATCTCCTCTTTCGCCTTTTCAACATCTGGCGGTGAGAATTCTGAAATACTTAAGTCTTCCTCAAAGGCTGTTCTCATAGCTTGTGGCATGTTGCTCAAAAACTTTTCTCTTATGGATTCATCAGAACCGTAAAGAGCGGCCAAAAGAGTTTGTCTGTCCACAGCAATAATAAGGTTTTGGATACCTCTATCGTTTGCATAAAGTAGAGATTCAAAGGGAAACAGAATGTTTTCCAACCGCTGGGCCATTTCCGGAGCTTTTTCCCTTATCATTTCAAAAAGTTTCCACAGCTCACTTCCAAAAGACCTGAGTATTTCTGCTGTCCTTTCTATTCCTCCTACCTTTT
It includes:
- a CDS encoding flagellar biosynthetic protein FliR; this encodes MDFGFVFQYKSFVLTYILVLIRTASILSFVPVINHPALPIAVRVTLNLFLALMLTLLLTAKGIIFDTKVFESPLELFLGILNDVFFGFAVTLWIRLFFTATVFAGDIIGTVGGFAMAHIFDPTAGQSVIIGRFFLIAMLMLFVTGGFLDAMIQALYLSFLKYPPLHCQIESSFLWMLVKKFNQSFSLGIQIASPIVLIVLLFNISLALVARVMPQMNVFFVAIPVQISIVLLFLALISPYIMDIIYDTLREEISEIFIFLSSG